The DNA region TAAGATTGGCAATTTCGGTACTTCAATTTCTATCGCAAGAAAGATGGATCTTTTGTAGCCAACTTAAAGAGAATTTAAGGGGAAAATAGGATTCTACATGCTTCCGTCAAGATAAAAATCTTGATTAAGAAATACTCTCTACTTGTTATTTATTTCTATGAAATAGTGcctcttttgttttttcttttcgaGTAGTCAATTGACTTTTGTACCAGTAATGGAATCCTTAAGCACTAAAGTTTTACCCCTCATGAatggaaaaataaaaatcaatcaTAATGACGATGAAATTACAAAAAGCAATGTATCCCTAGCTCACTTTCTTATTTTATTGcgactcaacaacaacaacaatccagtaaaatCCCGCAAGTAAGGGATTTGAGGAGGGTAGCGTGTAactgtgtatgcagaccttacccctaccccgatggaatagagaggttgtttccgatagaccctcgtcTCAAGAAAACGAAAAAGACGAAAAAGACAATATATGAGTATCATCAACAAAAATCATAGAAATAATAACAGCATTATAAGAACCAGAAAATAGTTGAAACGCAATAACAATAATCAGTAAAGAAAAACGGGAGAATAATGTGAACACAACATTAACCACTAGCAATCTAAGACAAACCCTATCAGTCAATCCTCACGCCCGGAATGTAAAAAAATgttcaactacctcctaacctacaaccatAATGCTCGATCTTCACACCTGCCTGAAGCCACGCCATGTCATGTATATAATTGTGATTTTTTTCATGTTAAAgatattgtttattttattagaaCTATATGCTTGCGATTCAAGCTTGTCTTTCTACACTACAAAGAAGTGAAGGTCATGAAAGGGCGAAAATACTGTGAGCAATGTGGATACAAGTCAACATACACATCGTGCTGCTCTGGTCGAGCTTCTAAACAAAATACATAACCCATATATCTGATAAAAAATTTAGTGAGGCAGTTTATTTCTttagtttaataatttttatttcataacacaaatatgtctaaataatatttttgtaatttataAACTATGTACTCATTAATATGAGGTGTACGCGCAACGCGCGTGTCTAGAACTAGTATATAAATAAGTCCGACAGCATCTTATATAACAATTATTCACTATAAAAGCTAAATTTTTCTCGAAAccgatttttatgttatttatagTATACGTCTTTTATAACAACACTTCATTATAGCATCCACAAAATATCGTAACAAATGAGGTTGTTATAAAACCTTCACCCCcctcccccaccccccacccccccaaCCCCAAAAAAACTCATCTGAACTAATTTTAGATAGCAACTTTTATGTTATgcaataaaaaatatacaggtaTTGGGATGATATGAACTTGGATAAAGCAGAGAGGAATTCATATAACTCATCCGAACTGATTTGGGTTTGAGACTTAGTCGATCTGTTAAAGATTATACACATCTAGAGGGTCAAGACTGTTTCAGAAGATATTCTTTTACTATATGAACAACCAACTGGAAAGAAGACTGATACATTAGAATACAGTCGAAAGGTCAGGCAATGAATAGAAGGGGCATGACATTAACAGAGACCTGatctcataaccaatgatttatTAACCACCTAGAGTTGGGAAGAAGTAAACTAATAACATTTACTTATGGGACCAAGAATATAATCATCATTCTTCACAGAACGCCCGCCTTGATCTCCAAGAACTTCTTACTTGCATTATGAATGTAGTATGGTATCTCCCTTTTATTTGACTCTGAGAAAATATGTCGTCAGGCAACTGTCTTTACACCTTAAAGAATACTACGATTCCGTAATAAATAAGCCTCTTCAAAGTTATCGTCAATGTCTGCTAAGGTTAGACAAAAATGTGTATTAGATGATCATTTACTTCTGCCAAGGTGGTTTCCCATTATCCAAGTCCTCCATCACATCGATATCCTTTCGTGCTGTTATCTTCTGCACATAACCTGCAGTCACAAAGATTTTGTATTAAAAAGCAGATTGCTCCACAATCTCAAAATGAAATTTCTTTGCTGATCACCAGTTCTCATTATGAGAATATGTAGTTTCCTTATTACTCTTGTTGCAAATTATGGAAGTCATCGGCCACTTCAGCCTTGCTCTTTCCTCATGTAAGCTTGACTAACGCAAAAGAGGCAAAGAATGGAAAAAGAAAGTAGAAActtctttgtttaatttttcTACTCGTATCAAAGAAAATGCACTTCTTGTTCATAAAATTTATCTGTACAAAGAGACAAGTTTTGGTCCCGACTCATGTAAACCTCCATATCAAAGTTTAGGTGAACACTATAATGACTAAGGTGCTAAATGGGGACAAAATAAACCTAAAATAACATGAAGGTACCTTGTCTCAGAAGCTGTAAAATTTCTATCAATGTGTACTGAGCTAAGCACATAATGAATAGAAgcaaaggatcaaaacaatgaaaaggaacatCTGTCTAAGGACTGTATGattttgaaagctaagtgcaCGTATAGGATAGGAGAGTAATGCGATTCCTAGAAAACATAGCTaaagaatatttttatttttgttaacaATGCACATTTGCTCCTCATCCTTGGTGCTCCGCTTCTTAATTGTTTATACATAATCTATCCTAAAAATACTACGAAAGAGAGTGGTgccaaaatcacaatacatacATCAACATCTACAATAGTCAAACACTATGAATATACCATAGTCAACCGGAATAGTATATTACGCCAAAAAAGATTTTGATGATTCCCATCAATGGCCTTCCTACTCCTTCATAATCACTTAGTCCATAAGCTCCTTTTAGAACTTCCTATCTTttccttctctctctctttctgttTTAGAACAAATATGAGAAAGTGACTATATCCAAGAGAATGTCACCAGAAGACTGAGCTCTTCGAAGTTAATTTAGCATGCTTCTGCAGAGTTTTTCACTCTGTTTTTTTTCCACAGAAAACATCTCCAGTGAAAAAGCAAAGATTAATAAGTTTGCACTTTAAGGAATTGAAGAATTCCTCTCTGCTTTATTTGTACTTTTGGTGCAAAGAAATAATAGCTGCTTATATAGATAATTTGGGTAGGGTTATGAGAAGGCTAACACATACAGTTTTCTTCAGCACCATCTTGTTGATTCAACAACATCATAATGACTCACAAAACTGAAGTAGTAAGCACATTCAGGCACCTTAAGTTAGCACCTTTTAATGCATCCCTTTCTTATTGACGTGTAATTAATCTTCAGGGACTTATTCACAATTAGTCCCACACAAGAATAAATGACCTACTGCATGATACTATATACATCGAAGCCTTGAATGCATCAGTATGCAGTCCATACTCGCAAAGTAGAGCAGAACAGCGAAAGCAAATAGTGTCATTAAAAATATAATTCATAGAAGAAATAAAAGTAAAGTACTTGTACCGATTCCTTGGCAAGGTATGCATTTACAGATGGTCTCCTTCCCTCGTTTGTTATAGTAACTAACAAATCCTGTTCCTTGGCAACTCCGACATTTTCCAGTCCACTCATAGACGACTTCCTTGCAATCCTAAGGTAACAAGAATGACCAAAGGGTTTTCATCAAAACATAAGCATGACCAAAGGAAAAACAACAAACCTCGACCAAAGGATAACTTTAACACTCTTGTAAACATCTTTTATGCTGAACAAAGATATTACACTGTGGTGATCAATACTATTCTGGTTCCTACCAATATTATTAGTAATCTAGTGGTGAAAGAGATTTTCATTTGACAGGATATTCACCAATCTTGGCCCATACCTTTACCAATAACTTTGTGCCACGAGATACTAAACAAAATTCTGACCTTGAAGATGTTGTCTTTTAGTCACTGCACAAGCATTAATGCTCCAAAAGGTCCCTTTTATACATACAACAACAATTGTGCCCTaaacaagttggggtcggctatatgaatcttcACTGACAACGTTACCCCATTTAAACTCATCTCATGTCAATACCAGgcaaatacaaataaaaagtaTTAGAAGTTTTGTATATTTTCTAAAAGTATAAATCTTTGAAAGGCTAACCTGCTCCTAGAAAGCAATAGAACCTACAATAAATAACAACGTTAGTTCTTCATTCCATCCTTGACCTATGATATGATCAATGGCTTAATCCATCCATTGGACCACCTGGAATTCTTAATTAAACCTTTATAGGAAAAAGGAAACTGGATTTTCCTATTAAATCTTCTTTTCTTAGACCGATAAGTTTAAGAAGGAATCCGTTGATTTTGTGATTCCTTTGTCTAAGACATATTCTCGACTAATATATATCGCCTATATAGATCTTTTTCTTCTATTGTTCCCTACATGAATCTTCAGAGATAGTGCAAAATAGAGAAGAGAACAAATTGTAGAATAAACACGCCATGAAATGTTGAAATGCCATGGATGTGTGTATTGCTCCAATGAACTTGACGAtatttgaagaaggaaaattgaTCTATCAATCAATTTCGCCTTAATCTCAAACTAGCTTGAGTCTAGTATTTATTATAGTTTGCTATTGTTACGTCACATCCAAAAGGCGTGGCTTAGTGGCCAATGAAACTGGAATGGATCATGTGAGACCAGGTTCAAATCCCCGTAGTGGCAAGCTATTTGATTTCTTCTCATTAATCTAAAATgagaataatataataaagatatAAACAAATAATAGAGCAAAGCGAAATGAAGACCTCAATTTGGGGATCACAACGAAGGCGACGGTCAATTTCCTCAGGCGAAACAGGAGAAGTGTTAGGATAAGTCataggaagaggaagaggttCCCCATCATCCGCCAAGTAGCTCTCTCTATTACGCGACCAAGGTCTTTCCCAACCATTGATTTTCATGTTTTTGCTCGAACTTCGCTTCTCCACCGGAGCCGTGCCGTCGGAGTTATGGGAAATTCTGCCGGCGCTGGGGGAGGAAGCGGCATCGGCGGTGGAAACGAAGTTGAATGAGGACGACGACGGGCCGGCCGGTGGGTCAGCGGCGGCGTGGCAACGAATGAATATGGTGGTCTTAGGATGAGGAGAGAGGAATGCGGAACAGGTAAACCTCGTCGGAGTGAAAATGGAACTAGGGTTTATTGGCAACATTCGAAATTAAAGAAATAAGACGTATCTCCTCTTTGATAAATAGCTTCGAAAATATTTAGGAGGCGAATTGCGTCTGTTTGAAAACGGGGGTACGGAAACAACCAACAACGTTGGAATTACCGGTCTTTCAAATGTAGTTGAAACTGTGCAATAACAGTATTACAGTAACGAAAAAATGGAACTCCCACTCACGGTTGGAGGAAATAGGTTCCTTTATGTTTAAGGGTGGGAGTAAACTACTCCCACAAAATATACCATGAGCaattttttcctttaaattttATCAAAAGTGGGCATTTTTTATTTCCGACAAATACTTAAGTTGAATATTTAGTAGAAATAAAAATGCTTATTTTTGAACGTGAAGTTAAAACGACCAAAATTATAATGTAAAAAGGAATTACATAGAAGAGAAATTGAAAGCAAGTTTGATATTTAAAGCAAACTTGAGGGGTATaaattgttttatgaaatttgctAAAGGGGCTTAGAGTTTGCAGTTCTTAAATGCAATTATATATATGGTTTTAGAAATAAAGTGCTAATAAGTCTTCTTCATTTACGTTGGGCTCGGGTCCCATAACTAGTCATGTAGATGTTGGAGTTGAACTTCAATTTGGCCCAATGGTAGAAGCTATGGAAAGCCCATTTATGCAAGTCCGACAAATTTGTTTCATTTTATGTTTATTTATTCTGGCGTAAATATAAATAGTGGTGGACACTTTTCAAGAGTGCAGTCAGATATTTCATTGAGAACTTTACATAATTGTCacaatttaaaagaaatataacaaattcgtAGCATGAAATCCAATATTACAGTTGTGGcagaaaaatatttatatttgtagcacacagttccattaaaatagaaatattaattattaatctccAAACATAAGCAATTTGAATGGAAAGTCAATAATTCTTTGTACAAAAATCATGCCTTTTTTTTTCTACATCTAttagctttccttctttttcttcatcttcttaattttattttctgccgaagccaatatattttctaaatttgttccattcgttttctttttaattatctttcttaagtttttctcttccttctttcttcatgtcttaacataaagatcttacttcgataataatatacgttaatatatacaaaacgtatataaaaaaaatattgaattaaCACATAAAAAATACATTTTCAATTAAGATGATACTTAGAcatgtgaaatatacataaaacaatatatcttaaatttaattaagatggcatatatatatatatatatatatatatatatatatatatatatatatatatatatacctttgTAGGAGCTTCCCAGTCTTGGATAGCTTCCACCTTGTCCCTATCCATCCGGATTTCCCCATGGCTGATTATATGCCCGAGGAACTGTACTATGGGCTGTGCGAAGCTGCATTTCTCACGTTTCACGCACATATCATTTTTCCTTAGTACCTTGAATACCTTGCGAAGGTGCTCCGCATGGTCTTCCATATTGCTGCTGTAAACCACAATATCATCTAAATAGATTACAACGAATTGATCCAAGAAAGGATGGAATAATTTGTTCATCAAAGTGCATAAGGTTGCAGGAGCGTtggtcaaaccgaatggcattaccaaCCATTCAAAATCCCCATAGCGTGTAACACAAGTTGTCTTGGGCTCGTCTCTGTCGGCAATCCGCACTTGATAGTAACTTTTCCTCAAATCCATCTTGGTGAACACCTTGGCCTGCCCCAAGCGGTCAAATCTATTAATAGGTGTGACATCGATATGTACGTACGCACCTGTCTAGTTTGTCAACAAGACAAGGTGGAATCCAAGCTTCCTGGGGGTTTACTGGAGCCGCTGCTAGTTGCGGCAAATTCATGGGACAACATAACCATGGACTTCATTACGTGTTTGCCAAATTCAGAAGGATTTGACACCATTATGGTGGTTGTCGATAGATTCACCAAGTATGCAACATTTTCGGCCACCACTGCCGGTTGCAAAACTAAAGAGGCAGCACGTATATTCTTGAGGGACATCGTAAAATATTGGGGTGTGCCTAAGCATATCATAAGTGATCAAGATCCTCGATTCACCGGCGCATTCTGGAAAGAATTGTTCAGCTTGTTGGGAACTCAACTTCACTTCTCaacaagttttcatccgcaaacAGATGGACAAACAAAAAGGATTAATGCCTTGCTTGAATGCTATCTGAGGCATTATGTCAGCGCCAATCAAAGAGACTGGGCTACGCTACTATATATAGCCCAATTCTCTTATAATTTGCAACGCAGCGAGGCGACCGGGAAGAGTCCCTTTGAGCTTGCAACTGGGCAACAACCCAACACTCCTCAACAAAAATAGTGCATCGCCCCGCCGTCACACCTATTAATTTTTCGCAATTCCAGCGACGACATGGCTTGTCCGAGCCTAAATCTCGGACTGCCATTAGTGGAAAAACACTTGGGGCCAAACAGAAATCATGAGATGCCATTAGAAGGCACCTTTGGCACAAAGTCAGTAGACCAAGGGACAAGCAGTCGAAAGTGGGAAGGCATCTTTGACCTTCTGGGCCATGGTTGACAGTAGGATCCACTAAGTCTGCATTTCCAGCTTTCCATGCTGGAATGCACCAGGCAGCTTTCCATGCTGGAATGCACCAGGCAGCTTTCCATGCTGGAATGCACCAAGCTGCTGGAATAGCCTTACCAGTCCTGCCAACCACCCTCTTTGTATAGCCATTTTAGTTTCTATAAATAGGCTTTATAATCATTCTTTGTAAGCATAAGATATTGCATAATACAAAAGAAAATTGGCACTTGCCTCCCAAATCCGAGTCTCTTTCTTTCATAGCTTTCTTGCTTGTTTCGTGTGATTGCCATTGCTTTATCACGATTGTGCTATTTATTGTCTAAGTGTTAAAGCTAAGTATCAGTCAGGCTAACTTCGCTGCCCTCGCCGAACCCTCGGAAAAACGGTTCCGCGACAATTGGTACCAGAGCCTAGGTTCTTGTATGGCTAAGAACTCACATCGCAACATAGACGAAAACCAGATCGAAGAGAATCCAGAACCGCAGAGAGGTATGGGTTGAAAGCGTGACAAAAGTAGGGCCAGAGACGCATCTCCACCTATTAGCGAGCTGCTACCCTACGTGGAACCCGAAACGGCCGACACCAGAACTTTCGATGAGAGAGTTGACATGGTAGAAAAGGGTCTGTCGACCTTTTACCGTCGTATTGCCGCTACCAAAAATAATATATGTTCCCTTGAGTCAGTTTCCCTTGATGGACTTGGAGAAGTCAAAGGGAGAGTTCAGGAGCAAAAATAAAGGGCTAACCAACCTTGAACTCAAGCTCACTGAGGCTTTGTCTGCCTTACAGGCAgaagttaaaattttaaaactgCGTTTAGAAGAGACAACAGGAACCAGTGGAGGAGGTCCCATCACTATCCGAGAAACACGTATTGAGGCTCCTAAACCCAAAGAGTTTCGGGGTGAAAGAAGCGCTCAAGATGTGGAAAACTTCTTGTGGCAGCTGGATGCTTATTTCGAACATGTAAGCATAACCAGCGATGCTGCCAAAATCTGAACGACAGCCATGTACTTAGTAGAAACCGCCATACTTTGGTGGCACAGAAAGAAGGACGATATGGAGAAAGGAACGTTCTCCATCGACACATGGAAGCAGTTCAAAGAGGAGCTAAAATGACAGTTTTATCCTCAAAACGTTGTGCACGAGGCTCGCCGCCAGTTGAGGGAGCTTAGGCAAACATCTTCCATCCGTGAGTACGTAAAGGAAAACTCACCCTTCAGATCCCCAACTTGACCAGTGAGGATCTATTGTTCCATTTCTTGGATGGCTTACAGTATTGGGCCAAACAAGAATTACAAAGGCAACAGATTGACAACGTCGATGAGGCTATTGTAATAGCCGAATCATTGTCAAATTTCCAAATAGGAGTGTCCAAGGGAAATAACAACCGGAGCCAAGTTGCTGCTGCTCCAAAGATGGACACCAACCAAGGCAAAGGCAAATTTGTTCCCAATCGGAACAACGATAACAGAGGCAACCACTCTTCTAATTACCGCAAGGATTATGATGAGAAGAGGAAAAAAGGCGCACAAAAGGCTGCTCAGCGAGATGTTTGCTATCTTTGCGGAGACCCTTCTCATGCTGCTCGAAATTGCCCTACGCTGAACAAATTAGGAGCAATTGTTGCAGCCTACCAGCAGCAAGGACAAACTGCTGCGCCTACTGACAGGCAACCCGAGGAGTGAAGAGCATCAGCTGATGGTGCAGGACAAGGGAAGAACAAGGTCGTAGGCTTGTTCAATCATATAGCCTTGATAAACCATATGACCATTGCCGTTGTTGCTGCCCAACCGCCTCATGTGAGGCCCCGTGAATCATTATTTGTCGATGCCAAGTTAAACAGCAAAGACGTGCGCATCATGGTGGACACAGGTACGACGCATAATTTTATGACAGAGTAACGATCTAGGGAGCTTGGACTTGTCTTTATATCCAGCGACACGCTGATGAAGACCGTCAATGACCTTCCCATTACCATTCATGGCTTTGCTCCTAACGTACATATTGCTTTAGGAGGTTGGAAGGGATTGACGGACTTCACCGTTGCTCCCATGGACGTCTTTGACATCATACTAGGATTGGACTTTTGGTACGAGATCAATGCACTTATTGCGCCACGTATCAACCAGCTTCACATAAGCAATCCCGGAGGCTCGTGTATTGTGC from Nicotiana tabacum cultivar K326 chromosome 24, ASM71507v2, whole genome shotgun sequence includes:
- the LOC107767348 gene encoding protein disulfide-isomerase SCO2 isoform X1, coding for MLPINPSSIFTPTRFTCSAFLSPHPKTTIFIRCHAAADPPAGPSSSSFNFVSTADAASSPSAGRISHNSDGTAPVEKRSSSKNMKINGWERPWSRNRESYLADDGEPLPLPMTYPNTSPVSPEEIDRRLRCDPQIEDCKEVVYEWTGKCRSCQGTGFVSYYNKRGKETICKCIPCQGIGTSYVQKITARKDIDVMEDLDNGKPPWQK
- the LOC107767348 gene encoding protein disulfide-isomerase SCO2 isoform X2 codes for the protein MLPINPSSIFTPTRFTCSAFLSPHPKTTIFIRCHAAADPPAGPSSSSFNFVSTADAASSPSAGRISHNSDGTAPVEKRSSSKNMKINGWERPWSRNRESYLADDGEPLPLPMTYPNTSPVSPEEIDRRLRCDPQIEDCKEVVYEWTGKCRSCQGTGFVSYYNKRGKETICKCIPCQGIGYVQKITARKDIDVMEDLDNGKPPWQK